The DNA region aTAGCATTGCATTCAACTGAGCATGTTCTATCTCTGAACACACTTTCATAATTATAATAATGATAGAATTTCATGTTTCAAATGGCGTTGGAAACAGCGACTGACAACCTCGTTTCAGCTTTTTAGGCCAAGAGCCCAAAGGCTACGTCTTGCGACGCATTATGATTTTATAGTATATGGGAAGCAAAATAATCAGCACAAAGGTAGAAGCCATTTCATAACATCGGAAATGGGCCTTATAGTAACTGATGATGTCCCAGGCATCTCAATGCTCTCGAGCTCTGCACCATTCCCAGACCTCTTCAGTTATTTCCCCTGTCTAATTCCATGAGTTTATTTTACGTagtcaaaaaattttgtgCAATAAGCAAGTCATCGCCCTCATCTCGAGCAGAGAAGCAAGCAAAAAGACGAAAAAACAGAGTATTTACACCACGATACTAGGTCTTATGCATCAACTGATGCGTACTCTTTGAAGACACAGATGTTTGAACTGCCCTTAGTGCGAAACACCAAACGAGTACGAACAGTCAGAAAGCTTCGATACCAGTACATTAACACACTATACCAAGAGTACcgcaaagttcaaagctttgccaaCGCAAACTCTACCCTTCCGACGCCTGAAAACTCTGCGGCAGAAGAGGCAAGCGATGGTGACCATAATTCAGCAGATGCTACCTCGCGGCGCAGAAGACGGAAAAGGCGACTGCTCAGCGTGCTAGGGCATGCGGAGACCGACACAGAGCTCTCGGATATGGAAGCCGAAGAAGGTAGCCACGAGGCTGATCAAGCGGACAGTGAAAAAGAGTTCTTTACTAGGCACGAGAAACCACAAGAAACGTTCGAAGTTTGGAACACTGATAGGCAAAAAGCGGTCCCCATGAACACAGCAACGCTCTCGTACGACACCTGCAAACAAATTGAAAAGCACGCGCAAAAGCGTGTGTCGGCAGGGATGGCACATATATCTAAGAATGCAAACTTCCACTTCCAGGCTATGAAAGATGGTTACGAGACTGTCGCAGAGACGCCAGAATCCCATCACCTTGTCCACATCGCACAACTTAATGAACTATTACACACCAACATCATGAAGGGTAAATGGGACACAGCATATCGCTGTTTTTCTCTCTTGATCAGATTGCCAGGTATTGACATAAGAAGCGTCTGGGGACCAGGCGCAAGGATCTTGCGTGAATTGGCATCCAATGATAAAGGCCTTGGTACCAGCGAAGAATTTTTAGGCTGGCTCAGCGGCATATTTTCCTCAAGAAGCAATTTCAATCAAACGATGAACTTTTTAATGGATCCAGTATTCAGATGCGGCTCCAAAACACATGCCGCCAAGTTCGTCGTGGCATGGCTTTGGGAACTTTTATTTGCGTCCTGTCCCGATGGAACTGAACACCCTTCAGCAGAAGACGCTTCGAATCGCAAGCTATCTCACCTTTTGGAAAGGCTTTCAGAAATGGTGTTGATACCGCCTTATATGGAAGACCCTGAGGTTTGGTTTATTTTCGCGGTCTGCCACTTAGTAAGTGCAGATCAACTATCGCAGCGTTTCATCAGCACAAAACTGAGAACTTcagaacttgaaagagacaTCTCTCGAAATCAAGTCACTCAGCACATCACGAACGCGCATATGTGCATTAGAACATGTGAGGcgaaaaaagaagaatttAGCTTCCCGCGGCGTATTATCGAGGAGCAACTGGCatgttttgagaagagGCTTTATCAAAATAGTGGGGAGTCGACCGCCAGCGATCTAGGAAGCGGCTTTGAACTGGACAATAGTCCGGAAAATCTTGACACCCAGAATGTCCTCGGCCCTGGGATGTCACCAATGAtagacgaggaagaaaacttctttgGGTCTGCAGAACAGGTCCATTTCGGGTTTGATTCCGACAGCAGCACTTAATTAAAAACATTAGCATCTTTGTATAATTAGAACTTAGTGTAACATACCGGTAAAATTCATTCAACTTCTATTTAACACATACTATAATTCCGAAAGatactttttgaattcatTCAGTCCTTGCCTTTTTCGTTAATTCGTCCACCTTATTCTCAAGCTCGGAAATCCTCCTTTTTAGTCTTTCAATGTCTTGATATTGAGTAGCAGGTGGGTCATTTATGACCACTCTTTGTGACTCTtggtcttgttctttcGGAACATCAAAACCAGGGCGCTTTTTAATAATCAGCTTAGCGTTGATCTCGACCCCATTGATGTCTCTCACTTTAAAGTCAACTGCGCCATCATTATCAGAAAGAGTGACTGGAAATGTGTACCAGGTTGGAAAGTTTGGATTGCTCGATGACACAGCCCCCAAACTTCCAGTATGGGTAGATGCCAGGCTCGTCGAGTTAGACTCATTTGCCGCTGATAACGGCTGTTGTGCAACACTTGCATCTTCTGAAATTGGTTGCTGTGCAGCGTTTTGATTGGGCAGCGCGACGTTGCCTTTGCTATCGAAGACTGAAACACGGCATATAGGACACGTCTGGGATCTTTCCatccagcttttcaagcagcCAAGATGAAGGCAGTGGTTGCAAGGCAACTTCTTAGGTTTGTGCTTAGCGCTCGTTGCCTCGCTTGGAGGCAACATATCTTCCATACAAACAATGCACATCTTATCTTCGGAGGCATTTAGCTGTGCTTCAGTAACATCTGGTAGCTTTTCGTCAATCTGGCGGTTGCTTTTCCAAGTGCGCCAAACAGACTTGCCCGTGTGAAAGAGGGCAATTCCGTCCCATATAATGTCTTTGGCAATCATAAGAGGCATGCTGAAAGGTGCCAGTGACGCGACGCGGAGTCCCAATTTAAGCACTTGGCACACAAGCTGAACTAGCTTCTCATACATGAACTTGCCGTCGAGACCAACAAAATCATCTCCATCACGCTCAAATGCTCGTTTGCACTGAATCAGCTCAATCAAGTTTATCACGCTCTTCATAGCCACCTCAGCCACATCAACCAGTAACATTGAGAAATCGACGCAGAACAAAATGTACACAGGCGCGCTTGGGGACGGATCATGCTTGTTTGTTAGCGAGTTGCGCAGGCAAAATCTGACCATCTGGTAGTCCACAACGGCGAATATAATGACATTGAGGAAAAACCGGGAACACAATAGGCGAGCGATATTGGTGCGCTCGTCGGTGTGCTGAAACACGTACTCTAGGCGGTCTTTGAGCACCCAGTGAAACACCCGGATAAATGTGAGCAGAGCGAAAAGTATCATAACAGTCAGGAACTGGTACTCTGGAAAGGCTGAAGACATGAAGAAACAGTTTACTATCGTAAAGGACAGTCTTTCGAAGATGTGCTCGTATTCCAGCAGTCGCAGCTCCCCGAACAGCAACCGCGTCAGGCCCTTCCACAGCAAGATACTATTGACAATGGCGAAGTTGCACAAGACAACCAGGTTGAGGCCCTCGCAGAGCTTCAAGCACGCATCCAGGAATGATAAGCTCGGTTGTAAGCAGTCGAGTACAGACCAGGCCGCGGCTGTGTAGGTGAACACGGTGTACCCTACAAATTGACGCCTCTGAACCCGCAGCGCCATCTTTAACTAATCTTAGGATTCAAAGCAAGTCTAGTGCACGCTTTTGGGCGCTAAATGGAGTTTTCGCACGCTAGCTTTTGACTGGTGTTCTGACGTGAGCCTTCGGTCAAGGGAGAAAGCTTATAATTAAATATTACTAGTTTAATCATGTGAAGGCATAATCACGTCCCAGTAAGATCAAAACAGCATACACCTCCAAAACGGAAGTTCTGACCGCAGTGGCCAGTCGAAATGAGCGGGCTTGCATTGAAACTGGGCACTCTGCTTATCCGGCAAGTGACCAGGCCGGTGGCAAACGTACTTAAAGCGCAAGCAAAACAACACGATACATTCAAGAAGGTCTGCGTGGGGTTAGCGCAGAAGATGCACCGGGTGGACGCAAGGCTCAGGACCAGAATGACACCTGGGAACCGGGAGATTAAGATTCGCCCCCTCAATGACGCCCGCGCAGTGGAGAACGGCGCGACGTGGCTGAGTGAGGCGTTCGTGTTTGGAGTCACCGGGAGTGTCGTTGTGTGGGAGACGCTGCGCCAAAGGACCAAGGAGCTGAACCGTCGAGAACAAGTCGCGAACGACATTAGCTTCCTGCAGAGCGAGATCGAAAGCCTGCGAGAGAAACTTGACGCGAAAgagcgcgcggcgggcAAGTGACGGGCTGCACGCGTGCACCCAGCGCAAGAAAGCGCTCGATAAATGGCTGGATGCCGTCACTTTCAGCCTGTAAATAGAAAGTAGGTATCCAAAAATTATACATTCCATAGTACAGAGGGCGCACCAGGGGCGCACCAGGGGCGCGCGCGGGGGAATAAAATACGGGGGGCTATATGGTACACGAGAGGCGCGGGCGCGTCAGTTCTTGGTGCCCTTGCGCTCGaccttcagcagcagcgcctTGTTGATGTGGGGCAGCACACCGCCTGACGCGATGGTGGCCCGGACCAGCGTGTCGAGCTCGTCGTCACCGCGGATGGCCAGCTGCAGGTGGCGCGGCGTGATACGCTTGACCTTCAGGTCCTTGGCCGCGTTTCCGGCCAGCTCGAGCACCTCGGCGGTGAGGTACTCCAGCACCGCGGTCAGATATATCGCGGACTTGGACCCTACACGCGTCCTGCCGGCGGCGTTGCGCTTGAGGTACCGCTTGATTCTTCCCACCGGGAACTGCAGCCCGGCACGCGCGGAGTGCGTGGTGGCGCGCATGTTGGAGCCGGTCTTGGCACCAGACTTGCCCTTGCCGCCGTGAACTTTGCCTGACATTGCTAGAGGGGGGTACGAGATGAGTGGGGGGTGCGGGGCGCGTGAACTTGTGGTTGCGGGGCGCGGGGCTTGGTACTCGCGGGGGTGGTGGAGCTGGGGGGAAGtttggtgttgttgttgtcgaTGGCAGCGGTGGCCGCTGTTTATTAGTGATAATTCAGGCGTTGGTCACGTGTGAGGGCGGGTAACCCTTCCATGCCATCACGTGGTCCGGTAACATCCCGTGTCTCGCGATGTACGTATGTGACGATCAATATCTGTCGTATAGTGTGATTCACTCTTGTGTCACTCCCGACGTCCGTGTTCACGTGATCGAGGCGCCGTTCTGCTCAGGGTCCGCGTCATAGTCACGTGTATCAGCCCACTGATTTTCCGTTCCGCCAGCGCCCTGCGCCCTGCGCCATGCTTCCGTTCCGCGGCACTCTCTGAGCAGTGCCTTTCATGCCGGTAGCAAGTCACTGCGCCGACTCACAGCCGCCGGCACAGGCGCGGTGCGGCCCTTCGGCGCATGCTACCTCGGGCATGGGATATAAGAAACGCATGGACTGCGAGGGAAGCGCGGCTTCGAGGTGGATGCAAGCAGCATAAGCAGCGTAAGTAAGTCCGGCGCGAGTACAAGTTCAGTGAGTACAGCACGAGTACAGCAGTAGTTCACGTGACATATCCACAaaggcacgtgacgcaCCAGCACGCccgctcttcttctccgGTACTTCTTTCCGAGACTTCTTCCTCTCCTCCTCCGGCACACATCGCTAGTCCTGGATGCTCTGGCTAGTGCCCCTCTTTTTACTTGCGCTACGCGCGGTGCAGGCGTGGTCGCCCACGGACTCGTACGCTCCTGGCAACGTCTCCTGCGCGGACGACATCTCGCTCGTGCGAGAGGCGTCCGGGCTCTCGCCCAACGAGACCGCCTGGCTCGAGAAGCGTGACGCGTACACAAAACAGGCGCTGCGCGAGTTCCTCGACGGCGCGACCGCCAACTTCTCCAACTCGTCGCTCGTCGACAGCCTGTGGAGCGCGGACAAGATTCCGCGCGTTGCGATGGCGTTCTCGGGCGGCGGGTACCGCGCCATGCTCAGCGGCGCGGGCATGATTTCCGCGTTCGACAACAGAACCAACGGGTCCACGGAACACGGGCTAGGCGGGCTGCTCCAGGGCGCCACGTACTTGGCCGGGCTCTCGGGCGGCAACTGGCTTGTTGGGTCTCTGGCATGGAACAACTGGACGTCTGTGCAGCACGTGATCGACACGCGCGGCAAGGACGACGAGCTGTGGGACATCAGCAACTCCATCGTCAACCCGGGCGGGATCAACATCCTGAGCAGCGCCTCGCGCTGGGACCAGATTTCCGATGCCGTGGAGGCCAAGCAGGACGCGGGCTTCAACACCTCGCTGGCTGACGTTTGGGGCCGCGCCCTCGCGTACAACTTCTTCCCCACGCTCTCCAAGGGCGGGGACGGCTACACGTGGTCCACGCTGCGCGACGCAGACGTCTTCAAGAACGGTGAGATGCCCTTCCCCATCAGTGTGGCTGACGGGCGGTATCCGGGCACGCAGATCGTCGACCTGAACTCCACGCTATTCGAGTTCAATCCGTTCGAGATGGGCTCCTGGGACCCTTCGCTGAACGCGTTCACGGACGTCAAGTACCTGGGTACCAACGCCAGGAACGGCACCCCTGTGACCAAGGGCCAGTGTGTCGCGGGCTTTGACAACACCGGCTTTGTCATTGGCACTTCCTCGACCCTGTTCAACCAGTTCCTGCTGCAGCTGAACACCACCAGTGTgagctccttcttgaagggCATTATCGGCGATTTCCTGAAAGACCTTTCCGAGGACTACGATGACATTGCTATCTACAACCCCAACCCTTTCAGGGAAACCGAGTTTGTCGAAAGCAACTACACCAAGGGCATTGTCAACTCAGAAAACTTGTTCTTGGTTGACGGTGGTGAGGATGGTGAAAACATCCCCTTCGTTCCTCTCATCCAGAAGGAGAGAGACGTGGACGTTATTTTCGCGCTCGACAACAGTGCCGACACAGACGAGTACTGGCCCGCTGGCTTGTCGCTGATTTCTACCTACGAGCGTCAATTCGGCGCACAGGGCAAGGACATTGCGTTCCCCTACGTCCCCGACTTTGACACCTTCATCAACGAGGGTCTCAACCAGAAgcctgttttctttgggTGTGACGCCTCTAACACCACTGGTCTCTCCTACACCCCACCCCTCATTGTCTACATGCCAAACAACAGGCAGTCCTACAATTCAAACACGAGTACCTTCAAGATGTCCTACAGTTCCAGCCAACGTATGAAGATGTTCCAGAACGGCTTTGAGGCTGTCACTAGGAACAACCTTACTGACGACTCTTCTTTCAGGGGCTGTGTTGCTTGCGCAGTCCTAAGGCGGAAGCAGGAGTCTCAAAACATGACGCTCCCCCAGGAGTGCGCAAAGTGTTTCCAGGACTACTGCTGGAATGGGAAAATCTCCAACAAGACCGCTAAAGTTAGCACTATAGAGAACTACAGTGGATCGATTTCCTTCATTACCGACTCGGCATCTGCCGATGCAGCTTCTTCTACAGCGGCAGCCTCATCCTCAGGGACCTCTACTAGTAAGAAAAACGCTGCTGCTTCCTTGCCCTCTTCTAACTCTCTTAAATGGTACGTTGCCTTCGCAAGCTTGCTGGGCATGGCCATTGGTCTCATGTAAGTaagcaaaagcagcagTCCCATATGATAAATACATAGTAATGCCAGCCTTGGCTGCGAAGCATAAAAGTTCTTTAGTTATGTTTATCGAAAGTAGCTCTAACTTCCAAAATCATTATTTGCAACAAAGTTAAGTAGCGGCCCTCAACTCATTCCCAGTAGCAAAACCAGCATAAAGTGGAGTACCAAAAAAAACCCTCGAAACTGCAAGCAGTTGACTAATAATTTTTGGAGGTGGCGGGCTCTATAAGCCACTGACTCTTTTTGGCTAGACTGACAGGGAGGCAAAGTTTCAGAGGAAGTTAcaacagctttgaagcgCTCTTTTGAGGTCATATGTTTAACTATATTCCTGAGATAAGTTAatttctgaagctcttccaaCAGTTGGTTTCGTGGTCTAGTCGGTTATGGCATCTGCTTAACACGCAGAACGTCCCCAGTTCGATCCTGGGCgaaatcaattttttgCAGGTTTCAAACCCGATGATTGCACCAATGGTGGGGAAGAGCTTAAGCTCGAGCTATGGTTGCATGACTTCATTAATTTATTACAAATGCCGCTGCGTATACACCTTCAGTCGCGGATCCTCGCGTAACCTTTGGCGACAACTGTATTTACACCTACTCTTCTGTTCTCCAAGGCGTTAAGGAGATCCCTCATAACTATGCCAGgttcttctcttgcttCTCTGTAACGAATGCCCATCTCACCTCTAGCTGCCACATCGGACGAAACCTTGCCTAGCACCTTGACTGAATTATTGTTGGCCTTGGCGCCTGCGTTCAACCAACTGTACTTTTTCTTTCCGCCCGCGATCATCATATTCGCAGTGGCATTCGAAGCTCTATGAAGCGTTTCTTCAGTCTCCATTTTAGCTTCGGCGGTTTCCTTTTCGAGTCCCATTGCtattcttcttttcactcttctctcttcttgttccttCTGATGTATAGCGAGATCTCTAAGAGCACGAGACACTTCGCTTCTCCTTCCAGAGTTCAGCTTAATAGAGCGCCTTCTATGCCGAGAGATAACCAAAGAATTCGTAATTATATCGGTCATGAACACTTCGCATGCTGTCGACATTAAGCTTAGAACGTCGTGGGCTTTGCTGAAATCCTGGTTGAAGTTTTGCTCACTCCCAACTTTCTTCATAAAACTGGCGACATGGGTAGGGTGCAGGAGCGGCGGCTGGGGTGGTATTTGATTGTTCACAGCTTGCGATCCAGCTTGGGCGCTCGATTTAGTGATGTTCATTGATGAGTTCAGtagcgcttcttcttctcgaaTGTCAACGCctgctgaaaaaagagcatcACTCAACTTGTCGGGATCTGTCTGCATTTTCGAGGAAGCTGCCTGCTGATTTTGGGATTGTGCTTGTTGCGTATTGGGATGATGCGCTGATGCAGACGACTGAGTCATAACGCTTTTCTTGGGTCCCGTACTGTTGACCTTAGTATTCTGTGTTTGAGAGCCACTTGGCCTACCTCTTTTCTTGTCATCAACATCCTTGACACTCTGGCTATTGCTGTTGGTAGTTTGGGCGAGATTAGTTGTCGGCGACGCGCTTTCTGGTAAACTTGCTCCGCCGACGGGGTCCTCAACAATATTGTCAAACGGAGTTGGCATATTTGTAGAAAAATCCGTGTTTTCAGGACTCGCGCTTTCGTTTGTGTTGCCACCTCCAATCTCAAAGGCCGGTTCCTCCTCGTCAAATAtttgctcctgctcctctTTTTTAGGCCTCTTTGCTCGCAGGTTTTCTTGGGCGTTAGGATCCTGTCTTTTAGGTGACCTTGCCATTTTCGAGAAGTTTCCAGTCTCTCTTTTGAATGGCCCTATCGTCAACCTTCTCCACTTCTACTGGGCGTGTTGTGACGAAAACCTTGTAATTTGAATTTCAATATATTTGTTGTAATTCCTGACGAATATATCGAGCGTCGAGTTTACAGAgcatgaaaaattttagaagctcatcgcccTCATCTTACCGCGGCGTCCGAGCAAGAAGCAGATTAAGCGCCCTCTTAAAGATGTCTTCGTCGCGGATCACAAGTTTTCAAGGCTCAAGGAACTTTAGGCTGCTTATAGTACTAGCGACTTTGTCGGGCAAGCCCATCAAAATAGAGAAAATCCGGTCCGATGACCTAAACCCTGGTCTGCGAGACCACGAGGTATCATTCTTGAGGTTGATGGAAGCAGTTACGAACGGCAGCTCAATTGAGATCTCATATACAGGTACGACAATTATTTACAAGCCTGGAATAATAACAGGTGGTTCCTACACTCACAACTGTCCACCAAGCAAGCCAGTCGGATACTATGTCGAGCCCATGCTTTACCTGGCCCCGTTCTCCAAAAATAAGTTTTCCATTATATTCCGGGGCGTCACTGCCTCTCACAACGACGCTGGTGTTGAAGCTATAAAGTGGGGGCTACTGCCTGTCATGGAAAAATTCGGAGTTCGAGAGTGTGCCCTTCATACCTTGAAGAGAGGCTCCCCTCCGTTAGGAGGTGGGGAAGTCCACTTGGTTGTTGACTCTCTGATCGCTCAACCAGTCACAATGCATGCGCTGGACACTCCACAAATAGCCTCTATTAGAGGCGTTGCATATTCCACCAGAGTAAGCCCTTCAATGGTTAACAGAATGATTGAAGGCGCTAGAAATGTCCTTAGAGGACTGAGCTGCGAAGTAGACATTACTGCTGATGTTTGGAGAGGCGAAAATTCCGGTAAAAGCCCCGGTTGGGGCATAACGTTGGTTGCTGAAAGCAAAAAGGGTTGGAGATATTTTGCAGAAAACATTGGTGGCGCCGGAGACGTCCCGGAGGACATCGGTACGCAAGTGGCCTACGAACTTCTAGAGgaaatttcagaaagcGCCGTTGTAGGCCGGACCCAGTTACCACTAGCCATAGTTTACATGGTAATCGGTAAAGAGGACATTGGCAGGCTGAGAATCACAAAATCCCAAGTTGACGAAAGGTTTATATGGCTTCTGAGGCACATTAAGAAAATGTTTGGGACTGaagtgtttttgaagcctgtTGACGAGCCGGAAAGTGATGACATCATTGTGACCATCAAGGGCATTGGCTTTACCAAcaccaacaaaaaaacagcaTAATTTTCACAAACCTGTAAAATATTACCATCGCGAAACTTGTTAAAATTTATCTAATTTAGGGGAAACAGAGTTAATCAACTATACTTGGTGGCGCGTGCCTTCTTCAGGTGCTATGAGAGATAAATTACCTTGTGCTCGGCATAGCCTGAACGTGATCCAACAGTTTCTCCCATTCATTTGTGTTCAGCTCATTGAATGTCATGTTAAGCTTAACCCATCGTTGAAAGACATCGGAGACCAAAAACTGAGTCTCCTGGAAGTAAACATACTCCTCTAAAATACACTTTCTTACAAGCCAGCTCCTATTCATCTGCTCAGCAATACTCTTGCGGTCTCTTTGGATGCTCTGCTTCACCCTATCATATTCAGCGCCCTTCAAATCAGGTTTGTCTTTCATTTGCTCTAAACGGTCTGTATTGACTTCGATACGCCTTTGAAGCTGGGGAACATTGTTACCAGCCATAATTTTATATCTCTCAAATAGACCCTTCAATGATAAAAGAACGTCCGTAAATGTTCGGAATCGGGGTGAAAGTTCTGAAGATGCTTGCATGTTCTCTTCCTTGACCAAGTTGTTACACGTTGTAAGATGTTTAGACACAATGCCAAGGTGATTTTTGATATCAAGAAGCGTGCCGTCGTCGCTCGCGAAAATTTGAGGCGCACTATCAGAGAAGCTATCCAGCATGGATGCAAGCATCGACCTATCTTGAGCAATGAATCTTAATCTTTTCTCGCATCGGTCAACTAAAACTGTGATTTTAGCCCACAGCTCCAAAGCCCCATCTATAGAGGCATCTGCCTGATTCCACCTTTCGGCCATGTCTTTGCGCCACATCTTGATGAAAGAAGCCTCGATTTTTCTGTCTGTAAATTCGTCGGAAGTATCATAGCTGGCTTGTTTCCTCCATCCAAGTAGATCAGTAGGGACTGTTAGGAATGTCAGAACAAGatcatctttcttgaaaacaggGTGCTTTACAACGATGTTGATAAACCTCGATAGCCCGTTTCGCCTTTTAATTAAGAAAATTGGGTCCGAGCTGTGAGAGCCTATTCTCTTGGGAGGAAGGTCAGGGATCATTCTAAAAGGATACTTTTTGAGTAGAACCTCCTGTAACCAAACGAAGTCCGAGTACCTTCTAATGACGCTCCGGTCACTAGAAGGTTCTGTGTCAGGTAGCTCTACCAGGTGCTTCACGAGATAGTTTGTGTGCTTGAAGAGGAGCCCTTCTCTCTCCGGAATCTCTTCGACTGTAATAATATCAGGTGCCAGCGGATTGTAGGCTTTGCGAATACCGTCAGACCAAACTTCGTAATCCTCTTTCCCGCTCTCTTCGGTTGAGTGAGGATTTTCGCTCTGAAAAGGGACTCCAGCCACCATTTCTCCACGGTTAAGGTCATTCGAAACTCGGTGGTTGGCCTCATCAAGGCTGTCAGACCAAGCACCCTCCATTGAATTTTCTGGGTGAGCAGAGAGTAAAGTAGAGGAACCTACTGGAAGACTGCCAGAGTTGCCCAGGCCACTATCCAATGTCATAGTATTGATGCCTGAGATTAGTGAGCCGCTAGGCAGAACATCCGAACCAGCGAGAGGATCCACGTTTAAGCCCGTCCATTCGTTGGCCGAATGTGAAGTACTCGTGGGTTGTTCAGATCTCCAAGGGTCTTCCAAGTCATCGTAGAGGCTCATGGCACTTCCTTTGATGTGGGGCTCTATTGTAGCACAATAAATAATTCGCCAACCCTTCAAAACGTTTTTTTATCTCATCAAAATACGCTCTAAGCCAGCAGAGATTAATTAAACTTACGAATGAGAACAATATATGCAGATAGATAAACGCGGGGTGACTTTCTGCTTTTCACAGAAAGAAAGCATGCTGATCAGAAAAGTGCCTAATTGATTTATTCTGGCCCTGTTCTAATCTTCATCAGAAGATTCATTCCCCGATGGGTCTTCATTGAAATCGAGGTTTATCCAGCTTGGCCACGCAGCTTCCTTCTTAAGAATCGTCCTAAAgacttcaagcaaaaactgCTCCAGCTTCCCTACACTACGCAGTACAGAGCCTTCGACGTTGTTTTGTTCACCTATCTCACTATCGATTTTAATGCTCCTGATGAGCGATATCCTTTCAAGGGATTTCTTGCCAAGGATTGCGGAACTCCCTAGGTCTATTAGTGACTCACGAGCATCCAAAATAGGATCAGCAACGTCGCAAAGAAAGCTTACGAAAAGCTGCTTCGAAATGTAGGCCACAAGACAAAGCGCGTGTATACCAAGGTCCGTAATCGATAGCTTCACAGGTAGAGTCATAAAAGAGGGGCTCGGGTAATTCAGCGCAAGCTCAGCGCTAACTCCGATCCTCATGTCACCTTTATAGTCAACTTCGACCAAGAACTGTAGATCACTTTCGGCCTGAACCTCAGGCAGCAAATCCCCGTTCTCTCCGTCAGCAGATTGACAGCCAGAGTCGCTTTCTTCTGGAATCTTGTCTTTTGGCAGCTCCTCCTTTTCGATGTGGTTGTAAAATTCGTCTAGAGGGTCTGAGATTTCTCGCAGAGTGATATTGGGGGGGATGCCACCAAGGCAGAAATCCGTCACCTGTAGGCTACTAACGTAACTTGGCAGCGATATCGATTGCAA from Lachancea thermotolerans CBS 6340 chromosome C complete sequence includes:
- the MVP1 gene encoding Mvp1p (similar to uniprot|P40959 Saccharomyces cerevisiae YMR004W MVP1 Protein required for sorting proteins to the vacuole overproduction of Mvp1p suppresses several dominant VPS1 mutations Mvp1p and Vps1p act in concert to promote membrane traffic to the vacuole), which translates into the protein MSLYDDLEDPWRSEQPTSTSHSANEWTGLNVDPLAGSDVLPSGSLISGINTMTLDSGLGNSGSLPVGSSTLLSAHPENSMEGAWSDSLDEANHRVSNDLNRGEMVAGVPFQSENPHSTEESGKEDYEVWSDGIRKAYNPLAPDIITVEEIPEREGLLFKHTNYLVKHLVELPDTEPSSDRSVIRRYSDFVWLQEVLLKKYPFRMIPDLPPKRIGSHSSDPIFLIKRRNGLSRFINIVVKHPVFKKDDLVLTFLTVPTDLLGWRKQASYDTSDEFTDRKIEASFIKMWRKDMAERWNQADASIDGALELWAKITVLVDRCEKRLRFIAQDRSMLASMLDSFSDSAPQIFASDDGTLLDIKNHLGIVSKHLTTCNNLVKEENMQASSELSPRFRTFTDVLLSLKGLFERYKIMAGNNVPQLQRRIEVNTDRLEQMKDKPDLKGAEYDRVKQSIQRDRKSIAEQMNRSWLVRKCILEEYVYFQETQFLVSDVFQRWVKLNMTFNELNTNEWEKLLDHVQAMPSTR
- the MDM12 gene encoding ERMES complex subunit MDM12 (similar to uniprot|Q92328 Saccharomyces cerevisiae YOL009C MDM12 Required for normal mitochondrial morphology and distribution Mdm12p is a mitochondrial outer membrane protein. An Mdm12p homolog exists in S. Pombe which confers a dominant negative phenotype when expressed in S. cerevisiae), with product MSFEINWQDLGEDEAVNDSIKSFLNSHLQSISLPSYVSSLQVTDFCLGGIPPNITLREISDPLDEFYNHIEKEELPKDKIPEESDSGCQSADGENGDLLPEVQAESDLQFLVEVDYKGDMRIGVSAELALNYPSPSFMTLPVKLSITDLGIHALCLVAYISKQLFVSFLCDVADPILDARESLIDLGSSAILGKKSLERISLIRSIKIDSEIGEQNNVEGSVLRSVGKLEQFLLEVFRTILKKEAAWPSWINLDFNEDPSGNESSDED